From Harpia harpyja isolate bHarHar1 chromosome 19, bHarHar1 primary haplotype, whole genome shotgun sequence, one genomic window encodes:
- the PTPN7 gene encoding tyrosine-protein phosphatase non-receptor type 7 isoform X2, whose translation MVQACLVCSRVHNGSLPARAAGADMDKMDKPSPSAKKHVRLQERRGSNVSLMLDMSSLGSVEPIQPVCTPRDITLKFLRTSSHVLRREELQQHAQSLTQLQEEFSKIPPNFVSPEELEIPGRASKDRYKTILPNPESRVCLRRARNQEEDSYINANYITGYAGRPREYIATQGPMLNTVTDFWEMVWQEEAPLIVMITKLQERKEKCVHYWPEKEGTYGPFTVRVQGVSECVEYVVRDLSIQLEGECRQVKHILFPSWPDQQTPESAKPLLHLVSKVEDTLQAAAIPGPIVVHCSAGIGRTGCFIATRIGCQQLKDKGEVDILGIVCRLRIDSQDSSTKT comes from the exons ATGGTACAAGCCTGCTTGGTGTGCTCCAGAGTTCATAACGGCAGCCTGCCAGCCCGGGCAGCCGGGGCAGACATGGACAAGATGGACAAGCCCAGTCCCTCTGCCAAGAAGCATGTGCGTCTTCAGGAGAG GAGGGGGTCCAATGTGTCGCTGATGCTGGACATGAGCTCGCTGGGGAGTGTGGAGCCCATCCAGCCTGTCTGCACGCCACGGGACATCACACTGAAGTTCCTGAGGACATCCAGCCACGTGCTGAGGAGAGAGGAGCTCCAGCAACATGCCCAGAGCCTGACACAGCTGCAGGAGGAGTTTTCG AAAATCCCACCCAACTTTGTTAGTCCGGAGGAGCTGGAGATCCCTGGACGTGCCTCCAAGGACAGATACAAAACCATCCTTCCCA ATCCTGAGAGCCGGGTCTGTCTCAGGAGGGCAAGAAACCAGGAGGAAGACAGCTACATAAATGCCAACTACATCACG GGCTACGCAGGGCGGCCCCGGGAGTACATTGCCACCCAGGGACCCATGCTGAACACTGTGACTGACTTCTGGGAGATGGTGTGGCAGGAGGAGGCACCCCTCATCGTCATGATAACCAAGCTCCAGGAGCGCAAAGAG AAATGTGTCCACTACTGGCCCGAGAAGGAGGGCACCTACGGCCCCTTCACCGTCCGTGTGCAGGGGGTAAGCGAGTGTGTGGAGTACGTGGTCCGGGATCTCTCCATCCAG CTTGAAGGTGAATGCCGCCAGGTCAAACACATCCTCTTCCCCTCCTGGCCGGACCAGCAGACACCCGAGTCAGCCAAGCCCCTGCTGCACTTGGTGTCCAAGGTGGAGGAcactctgcaggctgcagccatCCCAGGGCCCATCGTTGTGCACTGCAG CGCAGGCATTGGCCGGACAGGCTGCTTTATCGCTACCAGGATTGGGTGCCAGCAGCTGAAGGACAAGGGGGAGGTCGATATACTGGGAATTGTGTGCCGTCTCCGCATAGACAG
- the PTPN7 gene encoding tyrosine-protein phosphatase non-receptor type 7 isoform X1 produces MVQACLVCSRVHNGSLPARAAGADMDKMDKPSPSAKKHVRLQERRGSNVSLMLDMSSLGSVEPIQPVCTPRDITLKFLRTSSHVLRREELQQHAQSLTQLQEEFSKIPPNFVSPEELEIPGRASKDRYKTILPNPESRVCLRRARNQEEDSYINANYITGYAGRPREYIATQGPMLNTVTDFWEMVWQEEAPLIVMITKLQERKEKCVHYWPEKEGTYGPFTVRVQGVSECVEYVVRDLSIQLEGECRQVKHILFPSWPDQQTPESAKPLLHLVSKVEDTLQAAAIPGPIVVHCSAGIGRTGCFIATRIGCQQLKDKGEVDILGIVCRLRIDRGGMIQTSEQYQFLHHALALYASQLPEVGGH; encoded by the exons ATGGTACAAGCCTGCTTGGTGTGCTCCAGAGTTCATAACGGCAGCCTGCCAGCCCGGGCAGCCGGGGCAGACATGGACAAGATGGACAAGCCCAGTCCCTCTGCCAAGAAGCATGTGCGTCTTCAGGAGAG GAGGGGGTCCAATGTGTCGCTGATGCTGGACATGAGCTCGCTGGGGAGTGTGGAGCCCATCCAGCCTGTCTGCACGCCACGGGACATCACACTGAAGTTCCTGAGGACATCCAGCCACGTGCTGAGGAGAGAGGAGCTCCAGCAACATGCCCAGAGCCTGACACAGCTGCAGGAGGAGTTTTCG AAAATCCCACCCAACTTTGTTAGTCCGGAGGAGCTGGAGATCCCTGGACGTGCCTCCAAGGACAGATACAAAACCATCCTTCCCA ATCCTGAGAGCCGGGTCTGTCTCAGGAGGGCAAGAAACCAGGAGGAAGACAGCTACATAAATGCCAACTACATCACG GGCTACGCAGGGCGGCCCCGGGAGTACATTGCCACCCAGGGACCCATGCTGAACACTGTGACTGACTTCTGGGAGATGGTGTGGCAGGAGGAGGCACCCCTCATCGTCATGATAACCAAGCTCCAGGAGCGCAAAGAG AAATGTGTCCACTACTGGCCCGAGAAGGAGGGCACCTACGGCCCCTTCACCGTCCGTGTGCAGGGGGTAAGCGAGTGTGTGGAGTACGTGGTCCGGGATCTCTCCATCCAG CTTGAAGGTGAATGCCGCCAGGTCAAACACATCCTCTTCCCCTCCTGGCCGGACCAGCAGACACCCGAGTCAGCCAAGCCCCTGCTGCACTTGGTGTCCAAGGTGGAGGAcactctgcaggctgcagccatCCCAGGGCCCATCGTTGTGCACTGCAG CGCAGGCATTGGCCGGACAGGCTGCTTTATCGCTACCAGGATTGGGTGCCAGCAGCTGAAGGACAAGGGGGAGGTCGATATACTGGGAATTGTGTGCCGTCTCCGCATAGACAG
- the PTPN7 gene encoding tyrosine-protein phosphatase non-receptor type 7 isoform X3: MVQACLVCSRVHNGSLPARAAGADMDKMDKPSPSAKKHVRLQERRGSNVSLMLDMSSLGSVEPIQPVCTPRDITLKFLRTSSHVLRREELQQHAQSLTQLQEEFSKIPPNFVSPEELEIPGRASKDRYKTILPNPESRVCLRRARNQEEDSYINANYITKCVHYWPEKEGTYGPFTVRVQGVSECVEYVVRDLSIQLEGECRQVKHILFPSWPDQQTPESAKPLLHLVSKVEDTLQAAAIPGPIVVHCSAGIGRTGCFIATRIGCQQLKDKGEVDILGIVCRLRIDRGGMIQTSEQYQFLHHALALYASQLPEVGGH; this comes from the exons ATGGTACAAGCCTGCTTGGTGTGCTCCAGAGTTCATAACGGCAGCCTGCCAGCCCGGGCAGCCGGGGCAGACATGGACAAGATGGACAAGCCCAGTCCCTCTGCCAAGAAGCATGTGCGTCTTCAGGAGAG GAGGGGGTCCAATGTGTCGCTGATGCTGGACATGAGCTCGCTGGGGAGTGTGGAGCCCATCCAGCCTGTCTGCACGCCACGGGACATCACACTGAAGTTCCTGAGGACATCCAGCCACGTGCTGAGGAGAGAGGAGCTCCAGCAACATGCCCAGAGCCTGACACAGCTGCAGGAGGAGTTTTCG AAAATCCCACCCAACTTTGTTAGTCCGGAGGAGCTGGAGATCCCTGGACGTGCCTCCAAGGACAGATACAAAACCATCCTTCCCA ATCCTGAGAGCCGGGTCTGTCTCAGGAGGGCAAGAAACCAGGAGGAAGACAGCTACATAAATGCCAACTACATCACG AAATGTGTCCACTACTGGCCCGAGAAGGAGGGCACCTACGGCCCCTTCACCGTCCGTGTGCAGGGGGTAAGCGAGTGTGTGGAGTACGTGGTCCGGGATCTCTCCATCCAG CTTGAAGGTGAATGCCGCCAGGTCAAACACATCCTCTTCCCCTCCTGGCCGGACCAGCAGACACCCGAGTCAGCCAAGCCCCTGCTGCACTTGGTGTCCAAGGTGGAGGAcactctgcaggctgcagccatCCCAGGGCCCATCGTTGTGCACTGCAG CGCAGGCATTGGCCGGACAGGCTGCTTTATCGCTACCAGGATTGGGTGCCAGCAGCTGAAGGACAAGGGGGAGGTCGATATACTGGGAATTGTGTGCCGTCTCCGCATAGACAG